In the genome of Nocardioides seonyuensis, one region contains:
- the sucD gene encoding succinate--CoA ligase subunit alpha: MSIYLNKDSKIIVQGMTGGMGAKHTTLMVESGANIVGGVNARKAGTTVELGGKELPVYGTVEEAMKETGADVSVAFVPPAFTKDACIEAIDAEIPLLVVITEGVPVLDTAEVVAYLEGKSTRMIGPNCPGIITPEESLAGITPHTIAGKGPVGLVSKSGTLTYQMMYELKDYGFTTAIGIGGDPIIGTTHIDALEAFENDPETKAIVMIGEIGGDAEERAAAYIKDHVTKPVVGYVAGFTAPEGKTMGHAGAIVSGSSGTAQAKKEALEAAGVKVGKTPSETAELMREILKGL, encoded by the coding sequence ATGTCTATCTACTTGAACAAGGACAGCAAGATCATCGTCCAGGGCATGACGGGCGGCATGGGTGCCAAGCACACCACCCTCATGGTCGAGTCGGGCGCCAACATCGTGGGCGGCGTCAACGCCCGCAAGGCCGGCACCACCGTCGAGCTCGGCGGCAAGGAGCTGCCCGTCTACGGCACGGTCGAGGAGGCCATGAAGGAGACCGGCGCCGACGTCTCCGTGGCCTTCGTGCCCCCCGCCTTCACCAAGGACGCCTGCATCGAGGCCATCGACGCCGAGATCCCCCTGCTGGTGGTGATCACCGAGGGCGTGCCCGTCCTGGACACCGCCGAGGTCGTCGCCTACCTCGAGGGCAAGTCCACCCGGATGATCGGTCCCAACTGCCCGGGCATCATCACCCCGGAGGAGTCGCTGGCCGGCATCACGCCCCACACGATCGCGGGCAAGGGACCGGTCGGCCTCGTGTCGAAGTCCGGGACGCTGACCTACCAGATGATGTACGAGCTCAAGGACTACGGCTTCACCACCGCCATCGGCATCGGCGGTGACCCGATCATCGGCACCACCCACATCGACGCCCTCGAGGCCTTCGAGAACGACCCGGAGACCAAGGCGATCGTGATGATCGGCGAGATCGGCGGCGACGCCGAGGAGCGCGCGGCCGCCTACATCAAGGACCACGTCACCAAGCCCGTCGTCGGCTACGTCGCCGGGTTCACCGCCCCCGAGGGCAAGACGATGGGCCACGCCGGCGCCATCGTCTCGGGCTCCTCGGGCACCGCACAGGCCAAGAAGGAGGCCCTCGAGGCCGCCGGCGTCAAGGTCGGCAAGACGCCGTCGGAGACCGCCGAGCTCATGCGGGAGATCCTCAAGGGCCTCTGA
- a CDS encoding DUF6350 family protein has protein sequence MTSLLVRPTSPDAASTRPRPLVLVATLGGLVAALGPLVVLLAVGVVGWFVSDAGAHGEPSDGMRVGALAWLAAHGSGFSVMGARVDLVPLGLTALSAWSVWRVAHRVGDEVSGHGPDAHRLSDGERDLTVPTSVVLFFAGYAVVAVVVAALASGSDTTPSVPRVLAWSLGMTLALAAPAIAIGSGRAAIWTAMLPRGVRAAAVVTMSVLTALAVVSAGIFLVALGAGSGDAATMFSRLHTSPSEAGLYALVNAAYLPNASVFAGSWLLGPGFAIGGGTMVSPTVVVLGPLPLVPILAALPAAGTPAGWVSSLVFLPPLLAAFAAFRALRRRGTALRWDEAALAGCGGGILAGALFALLASVAGGAVGPGRMRHVGPFVPEVLVHAVAACGIGGLVGALVWVWWQRRGALDSEE, from the coding sequence ATGACGTCCCTGCTGGTCCGCCCCACCTCACCGGACGCGGCCTCCACGCGGCCCCGACCGCTGGTGCTCGTGGCCACCCTCGGCGGACTTGTCGCCGCTCTCGGCCCTCTCGTCGTACTGCTCGCTGTCGGGGTCGTCGGCTGGTTCGTCTCCGACGCCGGTGCCCACGGTGAGCCTTCCGACGGCATGCGCGTGGGAGCCCTGGCGTGGCTTGCCGCCCACGGCTCGGGCTTCAGCGTGATGGGCGCGCGGGTCGACCTGGTGCCGCTGGGCCTCACCGCGCTGAGCGCGTGGTCGGTGTGGCGGGTGGCCCACCGTGTGGGTGACGAGGTGTCCGGCCACGGCCCGGACGCCCATCGACTCTCCGACGGCGAGCGCGACCTGACCGTGCCGACGTCGGTGGTCCTGTTCTTCGCGGGCTACGCCGTCGTCGCGGTGGTCGTGGCTGCGCTGGCCTCCGGCTCCGACACCACTCCTTCCGTCCCGCGCGTCCTGGCCTGGTCGCTCGGGATGACGCTCGCGCTCGCCGCCCCGGCGATCGCCATCGGATCGGGACGCGCCGCCATCTGGACGGCGATGCTCCCGCGCGGGGTGCGCGCGGCCGCAGTGGTGACGATGTCGGTGCTGACCGCCCTGGCGGTCGTGTCGGCAGGGATCTTCCTCGTGGCGCTCGGCGCCGGCTCCGGCGACGCGGCCACGATGTTCTCCCGGCTGCACACCAGCCCGTCCGAGGCCGGTCTCTACGCCCTCGTCAACGCCGCCTACCTCCCCAACGCCTCGGTGTTCGCCGGCTCGTGGCTGCTCGGGCCGGGCTTCGCGATCGGCGGAGGCACGATGGTCTCGCCGACGGTGGTGGTCCTCGGCCCGCTGCCCCTCGTTCCGATCCTGGCGGCGCTCCCGGCGGCGGGCACTCCCGCGGGCTGGGTGTCGAGCCTCGTCTTCCTGCCGCCCCTGCTCGCTGCGTTCGCGGCCTTCCGTGCGCTGCGCCGGCGAGGCACCGCGCTGCGCTGGGACGAGGCGGCCCTCGCCGGCTGCGGTGGCGGCATCCTGGCCGGAGCCCTGTTCGCTCTGCTGGCGTCGGTGGCCGGCGGCGCCGTCGGTCCGGGCCGGATGCGCCACGTCGGCCCCTTCGTGCCCGAGGTGCTCGTGCACGCCGTCGCGGCCTGCGGCATCGGAGGCCTGGTCGGGGCGCTGGTCTGGGTCTGGTGGCAGCGGCGCGGAGCCCTAGACTCCGAGGAGTGA
- the purN gene encoding phosphoribosylglycinamide formyltransferase, whose translation MTARLVVLVSGSGTNLQALLDACAEESYGATVVAVGSDREGIEGLARAERAGVPTFTRRVADFETRDGWDRALTTVVERFEPDLVVLAGFMKLVSEDFLAKFPTVNTHPALCPSFPGMHGPRDALEHGVKVTGATLFFVDGGVDTGPIIAQRAVEVLDGDDVESLHERIKGVERAMLVDAVGRLARDGWTVEGRHVRLGGAQLG comes from the coding sequence GTGACCGCTCGCCTCGTCGTCCTCGTCTCCGGCTCCGGCACGAACCTGCAGGCCCTGCTCGACGCCTGCGCCGAGGAGTCCTACGGCGCCACGGTCGTCGCGGTCGGCTCAGACCGCGAGGGCATCGAGGGACTGGCCCGGGCCGAGCGTGCCGGGGTCCCGACCTTCACCCGCCGGGTCGCGGACTTCGAGACCCGCGACGGGTGGGACCGGGCCCTGACGACGGTCGTGGAGAGGTTCGAGCCCGACCTCGTCGTGCTGGCCGGCTTCATGAAGCTCGTCTCGGAGGACTTCCTGGCGAAGTTCCCGACCGTCAACACCCACCCGGCGCTGTGCCCGTCGTTCCCCGGCATGCACGGGCCGCGCGATGCCCTCGAGCACGGCGTCAAGGTGACCGGGGCGACGCTCTTCTTCGTCGACGGGGGAGTCGACACCGGTCCGATCATCGCCCAGCGTGCCGTCGAGGTGCTCGACGGCGACGACGTGGAGTCCCTGCACGAGCGGATCAAGGGCGTCGAGCGCGCCATGCTGGTCGACGCGGTCGGCCGGCTGGCCCGTGACGGCTGGACGGTCGAGGGTCGACATGTCCGCCTCGGCGGCGCTCAACTAGGCTGA
- the purH gene encoding bifunctional phosphoribosylaminoimidazolecarboxamide formyltransferase/IMP cyclohydrolase produces MTDRIPLRRALISVYDKTGLEELARGLHDAGVVLVSTGGSAALIEGLGIPVTKVEELTGFPECLDGRVKTLHPRVHAGILADRRLDSHVQQLAELEVEPFDLVVSNLYPFTQTVASGASPDECVEQIDIGGPSMVRAAAKNHPSVAIVTSPASYDAVLSAAREGGFTLEDRQRLAAEAFVHTATYDVHVASWMGNVLTDTSEGSGFPAWMGATWTKQATLRYGENPHQPGALYASGFVPEPGLAQAVQLHGKEMSYNNYVDGDAARRAAHDFDEPAVAIIKHANPCGIAVGADVAEAHRLAHACDPVSAFGGVIATNVPVSVEMARQVAEIFTEVVVAPGFDEGAVEILSAKKNIRLLECAPLARGGAELRPVSGGLLLQHRDTLQAPGDDPSTWTLATGEAASPEVLADLAFAWRACRSAKSNAILLASGGASVGIGMGQVNRVDSCRLAVERAGDRAAGSVAASDAFFPFADGPQILIDADVRAIVQPGGSVRDQEVIDACAAAGITMYFTGTRHFFH; encoded by the coding sequence GTGACCGATCGCATCCCGCTCCGCCGAGCCCTCATCTCCGTCTACGACAAGACCGGGCTGGAGGAGCTCGCCCGCGGTCTGCACGACGCGGGCGTCGTGCTCGTCTCCACCGGCGGGTCGGCCGCCCTCATCGAGGGCCTGGGCATCCCCGTCACGAAGGTCGAGGAGCTCACCGGCTTCCCCGAGTGCCTCGACGGGCGCGTCAAGACGCTGCACCCCCGCGTGCACGCCGGCATCCTCGCCGACCGCCGCCTCGACTCCCACGTCCAGCAGCTCGCCGAGCTCGAGGTGGAGCCCTTCGACCTGGTCGTCTCCAACCTCTACCCCTTCACCCAGACCGTCGCCTCGGGCGCCTCGCCGGACGAGTGCGTCGAGCAGATCGACATCGGCGGGCCGTCGATGGTGCGCGCGGCCGCCAAGAACCACCCGAGCGTGGCCATCGTGACGAGCCCCGCGTCGTACGACGCCGTGCTCTCCGCGGCGCGCGAGGGAGGCTTCACGCTCGAGGACCGCCAGCGCCTGGCCGCGGAGGCGTTCGTCCACACCGCCACCTACGACGTGCACGTCGCCTCCTGGATGGGCAACGTGCTGACCGACACGAGCGAGGGCAGCGGCTTCCCGGCGTGGATGGGAGCGACCTGGACCAAGCAGGCGACGCTGCGCTACGGCGAGAACCCCCACCAGCCGGGAGCCCTCTATGCCAGCGGCTTCGTGCCCGAGCCGGGCCTGGCCCAGGCGGTCCAGCTCCACGGCAAGGAGATGTCCTACAACAACTACGTCGACGGCGACGCCGCGCGCCGCGCCGCCCACGACTTCGACGAGCCGGCGGTGGCGATCATCAAGCACGCGAACCCGTGCGGCATCGCGGTCGGTGCCGACGTGGCCGAGGCACACCGCCTGGCCCACGCCTGCGACCCCGTCTCCGCGTTCGGCGGCGTGATCGCGACCAACGTGCCTGTCTCGGTCGAGATGGCTCGCCAGGTCGCCGAGATCTTCACCGAGGTCGTCGTGGCGCCCGGCTTCGACGAGGGCGCGGTCGAGATCCTCTCCGCGAAGAAGAACATCCGCCTGCTGGAGTGCGCCCCCCTCGCGCGCGGCGGCGCCGAGCTGCGACCCGTGTCGGGCGGACTGCTGCTGCAGCACCGCGACACCCTCCAGGCGCCCGGCGACGACCCGTCCACGTGGACCCTCGCCACCGGCGAGGCCGCCTCTCCCGAGGTGCTGGCCGACCTGGCGTTCGCCTGGCGCGCCTGCCGTTCGGCGAAGTCCAACGCGATCCTGCTCGCCTCCGGCGGAGCCTCGGTCGGCATCGGCATGGGCCAGGTCAATCGCGTCGACTCCTGCCGCCTCGCCGTCGAACGGGCCGGAGACCGCGCGGCGGGGTCGGTGGCCGCCTCGGACGCCTTCTTCCCCTTCGCCGACGGCCCGCAGATCCTCATCGACGCCGACGTGCGCGCGATCGTGCAGCCGGGTGGCTCGGTGCGTGACCAGGAAGTGATCGACGCCTGCGCCGCCGCCGGCATCACGATGTACTTCACCGGCACACGGCACTTCTTCCACTAG
- a CDS encoding MFS transporter, with protein MSTTWWQRILPPTKLERDLAVQSVLSAFATGSFLTGTAVFFTQVVELSGAQVGVGLSVAAGIALLLQLPMGRLADRVGAKPLWIIASSVEAALYFLWPFLSGMVAFVAMLSVLAVFETAGRNARNVYRIAVFSREQRVRSMAYMRAARNVGYTMGAGASGVALGLGLDAVRAIPLLTGALLVVNAVMIAVTLPAIARHVPIHTLEDTVTAAPAAWRNTGFVVLALCNGALSSNQVLLNIVVPLWLVERTDAPQVLLAWLFGTNTVLAVLLQVRASRVADSVDGSLRAFRWSGWAFVLSCALLAITHDTVGWVSIVLIWVGHITITGAELWQSAADWGLTSELSDHRRLGDYQGVWGMGYQVEPIIFPALYTFLALSWGTPGWAVIALIGVAAAVVAHPAARAAERHLVKVGAPVGV; from the coding sequence ATGAGCACCACGTGGTGGCAGCGGATCCTGCCTCCGACCAAGCTGGAGCGCGACCTGGCGGTCCAGTCCGTCCTGTCGGCGTTCGCGACCGGGTCGTTCCTGACCGGGACGGCCGTGTTCTTCACCCAGGTGGTGGAGCTCTCCGGAGCCCAGGTCGGCGTCGGCCTGTCCGTCGCGGCCGGGATCGCACTGCTCCTGCAGCTGCCCATGGGCCGTCTGGCCGACCGCGTCGGCGCCAAGCCCCTGTGGATCATCGCGTCGTCCGTCGAGGCGGCGCTCTACTTCCTGTGGCCCTTCCTGAGCGGCATGGTGGCCTTCGTCGCCATGCTCTCGGTGCTCGCGGTCTTCGAGACGGCGGGCCGCAACGCCCGCAACGTCTACCGGATCGCGGTGTTCTCCCGTGAGCAGCGGGTGCGGTCGATGGCCTACATGCGGGCCGCGCGAAACGTCGGCTACACGATGGGCGCCGGCGCGAGCGGGGTGGCGCTGGGCCTGGGGCTGGACGCCGTACGCGCCATCCCGCTCCTCACCGGGGCACTGCTCGTCGTCAACGCCGTGATGATCGCCGTGACGTTGCCCGCCATCGCGCGCCACGTGCCGATCCACACCCTCGAGGACACCGTCACCGCGGCCCCGGCGGCCTGGCGCAACACCGGCTTCGTGGTGCTCGCGCTGTGCAACGGCGCCCTGTCGTCCAACCAGGTGCTGCTCAACATCGTGGTGCCCTTGTGGCTCGTCGAGCGCACCGACGCTCCCCAGGTGCTGCTGGCCTGGCTGTTCGGCACCAACACCGTGCTCGCCGTGCTCCTCCAGGTCCGCGCGTCCCGTGTGGCCGACTCCGTCGACGGCTCGCTGCGTGCGTTCCGCTGGTCAGGCTGGGCGTTCGTGCTCTCGTGCGCCCTCCTGGCCATCACCCACGACACGGTCGGATGGGTCTCGATCGTGCTGATCTGGGTCGGGCACATCACGATCACCGGCGCGGAGCTGTGGCAGTCCGCAGCCGACTGGGGACTGACCTCCGAGCTGTCCGACCACCGGCGACTGGGCGACTACCAGGGCGTGTGGGGGATGGGCTACCAGGTCGAGCCGATCATCTTCCCGGCGCTCTACACCTTCCTCGCGCTGAGCTGGGGGACCCCCGGGTGGGCCGTCATCGCGCTGATCGGCGTGGCCGCCGCCGTGGTCGCGCACCCGGCCGCGCGAGCCGCCGAGCGCCACCTGGTCAAGGTCGGCGCACCGGTCGGCGTGTGA
- a CDS encoding bifunctional methylenetetrahydrofolate dehydrogenase/methenyltetrahydrofolate cyclohydrolase, which translates to MTAQKLDGSATLRTIMAELEARVAALKERGAPLGLATVMVGEDPGSQWYVGAKHKDCAKLGIPSFRRDLPTGATQDEVEAVIDELNDDPAVTGFIVQQPTGLDEFRLLSRVSPDKDIDGLHPTNLGKLVLGEEGPLPCTPVGCVELLRRHGVEINGAEVVVVGRGITVGRPIGLLLTRRSENATVTLCHTGTRDLAAHVRNADVVVAAAGVPGIITGDMVKPGAAVLDVGVSRVDGQIAGDVAEDVWDVAGWVSPNPGGVGPMTRAMLLSNLVGLAER; encoded by the coding sequence GTGACGGCACAGAAGCTCGACGGCAGCGCGACCCTCAGGACCATCATGGCCGAGCTGGAGGCCCGGGTGGCTGCACTCAAGGAGCGCGGAGCCCCCCTCGGCCTCGCGACCGTGATGGTGGGCGAGGACCCCGGCAGCCAGTGGTACGTCGGGGCCAAGCACAAGGACTGCGCCAAGCTCGGCATCCCCTCCTTCCGTCGCGACCTGCCGACCGGCGCGACCCAGGACGAGGTCGAGGCCGTCATCGACGAGCTCAACGACGACCCGGCCGTCACCGGGTTCATCGTCCAGCAGCCGACCGGGCTCGACGAGTTCCGGCTGCTCTCGCGCGTCAGCCCCGACAAGGACATCGACGGGCTCCACCCGACCAACCTCGGCAAGCTCGTCCTCGGGGAGGAGGGTCCACTCCCGTGCACCCCGGTCGGGTGCGTCGAGCTGCTGCGCCGTCACGGGGTCGAGATCAACGGCGCCGAGGTCGTCGTGGTGGGCCGCGGCATCACCGTCGGCCGGCCGATCGGCCTCCTGCTCACCCGCCGCTCCGAGAACGCCACCGTGACCCTGTGCCACACCGGCACCCGCGACCTCGCCGCCCACGTGCGCAACGCCGACGTCGTCGTGGCCGCCGCCGGCGTGCCGGGCATCATCACCGGCGACATGGTCAAGCCCGGCGCTGCCGTCCTCGACGTCGGGGTCTCCCGGGTCGACGGCCAGATCGCCGGTGACGTGGCCGAGGACGTCTGGGACGTCGCCGGCTGGGTCTCGCCCAACCCCGGCGGCGTCGGCCCGATGACGCGCGCGATGCTGCTCTCCAACCTGGTCGGTCTCGCCGAGCGATGA
- a CDS encoding DUF3017 domain-containing protein, with the protein MTDDQSGIKPPEDIPPISAEDLVGGEADPSAVEERRYPSTIGGAFYLLVLLVVGAGLVVVITGEWRLGIRIMGGSLLGAALIRLLLRARDAGMLAVRHKLLDAFVLIVLGVALIFLAGSIPDQPGF; encoded by the coding sequence ATGACCGACGACCAGTCCGGGATCAAGCCGCCGGAGGACATCCCGCCGATCTCCGCGGAGGACCTGGTCGGGGGAGAGGCCGACCCGTCGGCCGTGGAGGAGCGCCGCTACCCCTCCACGATCGGTGGCGCGTTCTACCTGCTCGTGCTGCTCGTGGTGGGTGCCGGCCTGGTCGTCGTGATCACCGGTGAATGGCGGCTCGGCATCCGCATCATGGGTGGATCGCTGCTGGGCGCCGCGCTCATCCGCCTGCTCCTACGGGCCCGCGACGCCGGGATGCTCGCCGTACGACACAAGCTCCTCGACGCCTTCGTGCTCATCGTCCTCGGAGTCGCTCTCATCTTCCTCGCGGGATCGATCCCCGACCAGCCCGGCTTCTGA
- a CDS encoding malate dehydrogenase, translated as MVAPLKVAVTGAAGQIGYSLLFRLASGALAADRPIELRLLEIEPALKALEGVVMELDDCAFPTLAGVEIGADAEKIFDGVNLALLVGARPRGPGMERGDLLSANGAIFTAQGKALNAVAAEDVRIGVTGNPANTNALIAMTNAPDIPQERFSALTRLDHNRAISQLAAKTGAPVTDITNMTIWGNHSATQYPDLFNAKIAGENAAEKVGDQDWLENTFIPTVAKRGAAIIDARGSSSAASAASATIDAARDWLFGSAEGDWVSMAVRSSGEYGVPEGLISSFPVTTSGGDWKIVEGLEVNEFSRARIDASTAELADERQAVTELGLI; from the coding sequence GTGGTTGCCCCCCTCAAGGTCGCCGTCACCGGCGCCGCCGGCCAGATCGGCTACAGCCTGCTCTTCCGCCTCGCCAGTGGTGCCCTGGCCGCGGACCGCCCGATCGAGCTGCGCCTGCTCGAGATCGAGCCGGCGCTCAAGGCGCTCGAGGGCGTCGTCATGGAGCTCGACGACTGCGCGTTCCCGACCCTGGCCGGGGTCGAGATCGGTGCTGACGCCGAGAAGATCTTCGACGGCGTCAACCTCGCCCTGCTCGTCGGCGCCCGCCCGCGTGGCCCCGGCATGGAGCGCGGTGACCTGCTCTCGGCCAACGGTGCGATCTTCACCGCCCAGGGCAAGGCCCTCAACGCCGTCGCGGCCGAAGACGTGCGCATCGGTGTCACCGGCAACCCCGCCAACACCAACGCCCTGATCGCGATGACCAACGCGCCCGACATCCCGCAGGAGCGGTTCTCCGCGCTGACCCGTCTCGACCACAACCGCGCGATCAGCCAGCTCGCGGCCAAGACCGGCGCCCCCGTCACCGACATCACGAACATGACGATCTGGGGCAACCACTCCGCGACCCAGTACCCCGACCTCTTCAACGCCAAGATCGCCGGCGAGAACGCCGCCGAGAAGGTCGGCGACCAGGACTGGCTGGAGAACACCTTCATCCCGACCGTCGCCAAGCGCGGCGCTGCGATCATCGACGCGCGAGGGTCCTCCTCGGCCGCCTCGGCTGCGTCCGCCACCATCGACGCCGCCCGCGACTGGCTCTTCGGCTCCGCCGAGGGCGACTGGGTGTCGATGGCCGTGCGCTCCTCCGGCGAGTACGGCGTCCCCGAGGGCCTCATCTCCTCCTTCCCGGTCACCACCTCGGGCGGTGACTGGAAGATCGTCGAGGGCCTCGAGGTCAACGAGTTCTCCCGCGCCCGCATCGACGCCTCGACGGCAGAGCTGGCCGACGAGCGCCAGGCCGTGACGGAGCTCGGCCTGATCTGA
- a CDS encoding glutaredoxin family protein yields MTRTPGGPVDDDVPVLYYKPGCPYSAKLRAKLTLARVPHRAVRFRDDEAGAAAVRAHHDEGYELSPTVVVGGVYLTNPSVREVREAIARR; encoded by the coding sequence GTGACGAGGACGCCCGGAGGCCCAGTGGACGATGACGTCCCTGTCCTGTACTACAAGCCTGGCTGCCCCTACTCCGCGAAGCTCCGCGCCAAGCTCACCTTGGCCCGAGTGCCTCACAGGGCGGTGCGCTTCCGGGACGACGAGGCGGGAGCAGCCGCGGTCCGCGCCCACCACGACGAGGGCTACGAGCTCTCGCCGACCGTCGTCGTGGGGGGCGTCTACCTGACCAACCCGTCAGTGCGCGAGGTCCGCGAGGCGATCGCCCGCAGGTGA
- a CDS encoding MIP family channel protein, with protein sequence MAETITGTTDEDVPTTGQKFAAELLGTFVLVFFGCGAAIGSGLTAGEPSGYVVTGLTFGLTVVVMAYAVGRISGGHFNPAVTLGATLGGRLPWSQAGIYVAAQLVGGLLAGAALFGILQGFEGFSAEGNMAQNSFGEEGSGITWWAALLLEALLTMVFLWVILAVTDARNELQAVMGPLAIGFALAMIHFGSMFATGTSVNPARSIGPGVFAGTDAIVQLWLFIVAPLLGATIAGLSYPLLFGQGSEPVAGSGLSFGGGRARQAPTGYEAQWNQGQPAAWGHPQQPYGAPQPPPQWGPRSRRRDSPGSGEHPIRPTARRKPRRSSGAPPSPTPATR encoded by the coding sequence ATGGCTGAGACGATCACGGGCACGACTGACGAAGACGTGCCGACGACCGGGCAGAAGTTCGCCGCGGAGCTGCTCGGCACCTTCGTGCTGGTCTTCTTCGGCTGCGGCGCCGCGATCGGCTCCGGCCTGACGGCCGGCGAGCCCTCCGGCTACGTCGTCACCGGCCTCACGTTCGGTCTCACCGTGGTGGTGATGGCCTACGCCGTCGGCCGCATCTCGGGCGGCCACTTCAACCCCGCCGTGACCCTCGGCGCCACCCTGGGTGGCCGTCTGCCGTGGAGCCAGGCCGGGATCTACGTCGCCGCGCAGCTGGTCGGAGGGCTGCTGGCCGGTGCCGCGCTGTTCGGCATCCTGCAGGGTTTTGAGGGGTTCAGCGCCGAGGGCAACATGGCGCAGAACTCCTTCGGAGAGGAGGGCAGCGGCATCACCTGGTGGGCCGCCCTGCTGCTCGAGGCGCTGCTGACGATGGTGTTCCTGTGGGTGATCCTCGCGGTCACCGACGCCCGCAACGAGCTCCAGGCGGTCATGGGCCCGCTGGCCATCGGCTTCGCGTTGGCGATGATCCACTTCGGCTCGATGTTCGCCACCGGTACCTCGGTCAACCCCGCGCGCTCGATCGGTCCGGGCGTCTTCGCCGGCACCGACGCGATCGTCCAGCTCTGGCTGTTCATCGTCGCGCCGCTACTCGGAGCCACGATCGCCGGACTGAGCTACCCGCTGCTCTTCGGCCAGGGCAGCGAGCCGGTCGCGGGCTCCGGCCTGAGCTTCGGCGGTGGCCGGGCGCGCCAGGCCCCCACGGGCTACGAGGCCCAGTGGAACCAGGGCCAGCCCGCCGCCTGGGGCCACCCGCAGCAGCCCTACGGCGCCCCGCAGCCCCCGCCTCAGTGGGGGCCCCGCAGCCGCCGCCGGGACAGCCCGGGCAGTGGGGAGCACCCGATCCGGCCTACGGCGCGCCGCAAGCCCCGCCGCAGCAGTGGGGCACCCCCCAGCCCGACTCCGGCCACACGATGA